The Vigna unguiculata cultivar IT97K-499-35 chromosome 1, ASM411807v1, whole genome shotgun sequence nucleotide sequence AAGGAAATGTGGCATTGCACAAAATTATTAAGTGACAATCCGAAAACGAAGAGCATTGAGAATTTGTAAAAACGATGATGACAATCCAACTCAGATAGTTCGTACCTTGAAGGAGACGAGCATTGATCGACGAGGACTGTCGATGAGCGATGACGAAGATGATTTCACTGAACACCGATGAGCGATAACGAGCACTGAACGCCGACCAACGATGACGAGCATTGAACGCCGACGAGCGATGACAAGCACTGAACGTCGATTTGATGACTCCAAAACGAGATAAGGAGTTCAATTTAGAGCACCGGGAAACGACGAGCACTGGGAGTCTAAAACGAAAACGAATGCAGGGTTTGGGAATTTGGGGAAACAACAGAATGAGCGGATAGTGTAAAACCCTGAagggaaaatgtgaaaaaaagtaTAGAATAATTTGTGGAGGTCATGTACCTCttccaaaaacaattaaaaccTCCACTAACTTTAACATTTAGACAACCTAACataatcatatttaataatgttaatttatGGAAAGTTTTTATAACCTcactaaataataatttttttagtgtttgaaTGAAAAAGTTACTAAAgtatgtaaaatttatattttgtaacatTTAATACGTAACtagaaaaagttattaaaaataggAAATAGTATAGTGTttttatagacaattttttaaattttttaaataaaagatattcttttaataatatataataatataaattaattaatatcttttttttaatgaactaacatataaaagtataataaagttattaatttatataataataaaaatatttgtgaaaaaaatataactaaataaattgaaattttgtgagGGAACAACGATAAAATGACCAACCTCTCTTGATGATTAGTTAATTAGCTTTAAATTAGCTACAAAATTTTTATGTCGTTAATCACTCGTTAAATAACGAGAAATTAGTGAGAACTAATTTTTATCGCAAATTAGTTACATAACTTTTTGTAGTTAATCCCTCACCAAATAGTGTAAAATTAGTGAGAAATTATTTCTGTCTCAAATTAGCTacgatatatttttattgttgatcCATTGCTAAATAGCGAGAAATTAGTGAGAAATATATTCCCTCGCTAATTTCCCTTACAAATTAGCtacgatttttttttgtcattgatCCCTCGCTAAATAGCGAGAAATTGGTAAGAAATAAATTGCATCGCTAATTTCCCTCACAAATTAGCTACAAAATAATTTTGCCGTagatccctaactaattagtgAGAAATTAGTTAGAAGTATATTCCCTCACTAATTTCCCTTGCTAATTTGCAATTTTGTTATAATGACCCAAGAGATACAACTCCATAATTACAatactaatgataataataatattaaaataaaataattataatttataataatgataataataataacaattatatttataataataataataataataataataataattattattatggataaaaataaaaattattatgtgggttaaaaatataatattttcagaatgccaattttttaaattaaatatgataataataataatagtaataataatatttataataataatacctataataatattatttataattaatattatagttaaagtaataaataaataaaaattaaaaataaattaaattttataatatttgaatccGATCAAAATAACCATTGTCTTGAAcctattaaagaaaaaaacttatttatttaattctacCCTTGCAGTGCCACCAATGAAAATGTAAGAACATACAAAACGAAATAGATCAcagatatgtttttttttaacaccGCATCAGGTTATGCGGAAAGAACTAGGTTGCACCACTAATTCAACCCAATCCCCCAATTGCACATAAAGACCCCAATTATGCTTTCAGATTTCATTTGTGTACAGTTTAATCACGTGATCTCGATAACACACAGTTATATGTGAATCTCATGATTTTGACatcaaaaattaaagaaaaagactCTCATGCATTCAACATACAaccaaaacatgaattattCACACATTAATCAATTAGGtgcagctccccttacctggtgtTTTAGCTTCAAACAATTCCAATGAATTTTTCCTTGTTTTCCAAAGCTCCCCTCCTtgctataataataataataataataataccactataataatatctcgtagtgataaaaatgataatagtaataataataataataataaatattaatgcaaCTATATACATAAAGAGATAAATATATTTGGTGTCTTTTTTTTCgattttattctcttaattattatattttaaatttaagtaattatttatgataaaaaaatatttttcagtttattattttactaattttagtaactattttttgaattgaaataattgttcaaatatatataatcatgaTCCCTACgtagtaagtaaaagtaaaatgtgtatttaatcataataataaaaacaacaacaacaacaataacaataataataataataataataataataatttataacaatatataaagatgattcttttttttgtgcccacatttaaaaataccaattttacccttcaaatatatttattattaattttttgaaaattaaatattacatttacaagcttttttttttataaaaccgTTTATttatgcttcttcttttttatctttattttgtcaattgttattctctcatctgttctgatatattttactttatttttaataaatataattttatttatatattaacttaataacattacaatatcattacttactaataaaatattacgcatatttaaaaaaaatgcatacacacacgCATGATAGCGCCTATCACGCCTATGTTTACACTagtaactattataataattatagttcttaataataataataataataataataataatagtaatataataataaaaataattatagttaataataatgataataatatttctagttgataataataacgaccataataattatagttaataataataattataattaaaaataataataactatagtTATAGTtagatttaataataataataataataataataatagttataattgataacaatagtaataatataaaaataaaataataaatatcatagaaattaagttatatggttgtaaatgttattattaaagtaataaatagtaaattaggttttaaatataataaataaaattaatattaaaatgtggtgcaattaattgattttacgaattaattataatagtctATGACGATGCATATAcgcacaattttttttatttcaaatatttttaaaataataatataattgttattatatttatttaatcactaaaaatagtaatactaatattagtataaattataaattgtaaattttttaaaagattaaaaagctATTTAccaaagtatttagtataataacattttttataataagaaaaaacacttctaataataacaccactatgaataataataataaaaataataataataattataccaataataacaaactaatgataataataataatgtttaagttataaatattaatgtcaatgctAATACTAAGgttaattttaaagataataatctataattatatataaatatatacattaacaacaaaacaaataaaaaagacaaatataatcaagtagtaaataaaattaagatgtgtgtctcactataataataataataataatatcccgtagtaataataacaataataataataataataatacaacaacaACTACGAGATACTCATTTTTTGtgtcatcttttatttttacaattttatcctcttaattactatttgttaaatttcaataattcttcataataaataattattttttaattttatccttttacttattttagtaactattttttaattcaaataattacacagacatagagataaaatgaacaaaaaacaaacaaaaagtgCGAGTAATATAGATATGatcttgtaataaataaaagtaaaatatgtgtgtaactataataataataataataataccactatattaataataataataataataataataataataataataataataataataatacaactacatatataaagagataaacatctttggtgtcttttttagttttttcaattttgtcctctcaattattatatttttaatttaaataattatttataataaaaaaataattttcaattttattattttattaattttagtagttatttttttgaattaaaataattgttcaaatataaagataaatgaacaataaaacaaataaaaaggataagtaattgaaacatgatcGATACATAATAACTAAACATTAAATGTGTATCAAAccataataatgaaaataaaaaaataataactattatgatagttatatttcttattaataataataatattaaaaattatagttaataataataataataattattattattataattatagttagagttgataataataattattattataatataattgataataacaataataactatattataattgataataataatattaaaataaaataattataatttataataatgataataataataacaattatatttataataataataattattattattatagataataataaaaattaatatgtgggttaaaaatataatattttcagaatgccaatttttaaaattaaatatgatggtaataataataataatatttataataataatacctataataatattatttataattaatattatagttaaagtaataaataaataaaaattaaaaataaattgaattttttatgatttgaatCCGAATACTTTTGtatcaaaagtttaaaataacgaaaaaactaattattcGCATATTTAGAATCGCATAGCTAACTATGGgctataatttaatttgatccGCATGGTTCGCGTTTTTTGCATGTCTATTTGCCTATGTATTTCTATCGAGCCATGCGCTCTTCCgaacaacactttgtttcttttaaaacCTCAGTTTGAGATTCATTGAACATTGCACAAACTCAACACTCGGCTAAGAGCACAGAGCAGAAGAACATAACCcatggaagaggaagaggaagaggaagaggaaaaaGTGAAAGTGGAAGATGAAATGGAAAAATTAGTGTGTGTTACCGGAGCTTCCGGTAACATTGGTTCCTGGATCGTCAAGCTTCTTCTACAACGCCGTTACAATAACGTGAGGGCCACCGTTCGCGACACAAgtacgtgttttttttttgtgttctatAACTTTTGTTTTCGTCGGTGATTATTAGTGGTGATGGTGATGCATTACCATTTGGAAGATTAAAGATTGGATAATTTGCGATGTGCAGATGATCCCAAAAAGGTAAAGCACTTGCTCAGATGTGATGCCACGAAGGAGAGATTGAAACTCTTCAAAGCCGATCTTCTAGAAGAAGGTTCCTTTGACTCTGCCGTTGAAGGTTGTACCATTGTGTTCCACACTGCTTCTCACTTTTTCGAAGATGCCAAGGATCCACAGGTTTGTTTCGATTGCAATTCGATTTGTTCACTTGTTTCATCTGTGGCcgtataataatttgttttcgCTTTTATGTATTTCAGACTGAGTTGTTGGATCCAGCTGTGAAGGGGACTCTGAATGTTCTGAAATCGTGCGCGAAATCGCCGACGCTGAAGCGAGTGATTCTAACTTCTTGTATTGCTGCAGTTGCGTTCAACGAGAGGCCTAAAAACCCTAATGTAGTGGTTGACGAGACTTGGTATTCTGACCCAGAATACTGTAAGAGAAATGGGGTATGTTCTGTTTCATCTCATAAACTTTCATTACATCTTAATCCTTACTACTATACTATATTATATCACCTTGTTCTTCACATTTCTTGCTATTTCTTATTTGTGTTTTAGTTATGGTATAACCTCTCAAAGACTTTGGTCGAAGATGCTGCCTGGAAATTTGCGAAAGAAAACAATATTGACTTGGTTATAATGAACCCAGGATTGGTTATCGGACCTCTCTTGCCACCAGTACTTAATACTAGTTCTGCTgcaattttgaatttaattaatggTAATTACTATTTACTTTTTGATCCAACTCAAGCTATGTTATGGaagtaataaaagaataattaaggaaataaattaaaatggaatatGAAAGGGAGGGATAATAGTTATGTTACGATATTTTGCTGAactaataattcttttataattgaAGAAACTGTTCCATGTCCTTTGATACAGGTTCGCaaacatttaaaaatgaaaCTTTGGGATTTGTGGACGTGAGAGATGTTGCATCTGCTCATCTTTTTGTAATGGGGTATCCTGCGGGGCATCCTTCGTACAGTGGAAGATATTTACTAGTTCAGAGGGTGGCACACTACTCAGATATTGTGAAGATTTTACGTGGTTTATACCCAACATTGAAACTTCCGGAGAAGTGAGTATAATTATTTTCAGTTTCAAGATTGCATACAATTCGTGTAAAACCTGAACATccattataatttactaaaatcAAAAAAAAGTTACTATACAACTGGTGTGGGATAGTATATCCTTTCTTAGCATGGGATTATATATGATGATGTTTTTCATACATGAATGGTCaggaataaaaaattttaagtctaccttaattatataaaaccAGCTTAAATTAAGGTGAGGTTTTCAttccaattatatattataaaattattgttagCATATACAGAATATGATCCTAATATTAATTCTAACAATTAATCATAAGTTATATCACTCATTAACATGCTGTAAATTGTAAACAGAAGCATATCTGAATTAGCCATAATAATGATGTTCCCTTCTTTAGAGCACTACTGATCCATTGATCTTCTTCCTGTAGAGCACCCTTATTTTcctttggttttctctcttgatggggaTAGAGAGAAAGGAACATGAACTTCAGAAGTACGTTATGTCTCTATATGCTCTCAGAAGGGGACCACAACCATTTTAAACTGttaattacttaagttttagtatttctaatttgacccctcatcaaattagaaattactttatggtctctacacaatatttattttcatgacatatgcctttagccaaaactttaatttagtcagatcactttattatttggcttaATAAATAATGGctctaacacatttaattatgtatcatatatatgcatgacccaaaattGCTAACAATCTCCCACTGGTCACAAATACATATGTCCTTACAATCTTATAAATGTGTTAGACTTTATGAGCTCAAAATTGTCATTATATTACTTGAGCATACTCCAAAAGTCCCGTCCAGTTTTTTTATTGCATCAATCGCAACTAAAACCAACAATGATCACTAATTCTGACACAACCAAATGACATGGATTCATCATGAAATGTGTAGCATGAAAAATTATGTGAAGGTGATTTGTACACACACATCTATTTTCAACTGGCCCAAACTTTAACTTAATGAGATTGATATAATAATCTTAATGTACAAAGTGAAATAATTAAAACCACATATTTAtagataatcaaatatgtttGAAAGTTCAATGTATGCATACAAGAAATTAAACATAGAacacaaaacatatgaaaatgtcTATCTCCCACTAAACCTCAGATTCCTCAAATTGTAAAACACTCATGTGAGCAACATGCTCATGAAAGACCTTGGGTGGAAGTCCTTTGGTTAGAGGATCTACAATCATGGAGGTTGTCCCTAAATGTTCTATGGAAATTTGCCCACTATGTACTCTTTCCTTAACAACTAGGAACTTAATGTCGATGTGCTTTGACTTAGTCGAACTCCTATTGTTGTTGGAATACAATACAGCTGATTTGTTGTCACAATATAACTTAAGTGGTCTTTCAATGCCTTCCACAATTTTCAGCCCTGTGACAATTTCTCAGCCATATTCCGTGATTAGATGTCTCAAAGCATGCTACAAATTCTGCTGCCATGGTGGATGAAGCTGTAAGGGTTTGCTTGACATTGCGCCAAGAAACTGCACCACCTGCcaacataaaaatgtaacatGAAGTAGATTTCAAGCTATCTTGACATCCTGCAAAATCTGAGTCAAAAAACCAGTGATCTCCAACTGGTCTAACCTCCTGTATGTGAGCATATAACCTTTTGTTCTCTTTAAATATCTCATGGCGCTCTTTGCTGCTTTCTAATGGTCCATTCCTGGATTGCTTAAGTATATGCCTAGAACCCCAACTATGTATGCTATGTCTGGACGCGTACATACTTGgacatacatcaaactccctacCGCTGATGCATAAGAAATCTTCTACATTTCCTCAATTTCCAAATTCCCCTTTGGGCACTGATTGAGACTGAACTTGTCTCCCTTAGCAACTGGAGTGTCCCCGAATTTACATTCATGCATGCTAAACCTTTTAAGAATTTTATCGATATACCTCCTTTGTGATAATCCTAAAATACTCCGAGATCGATCTCGGTGTATCTGAATTCCTAATAATACAAAGGAGGCGTCATCAACaactttcatttcaaaattctttgacAGAAATTTCTTGGTTTCGTGCAATATGTATATATCATTAGTGGCAAGcagaatgtcatcaacatacaagatcAGGAAAATATATTTGCTCCCCTTAAACTTGTGATACACACAATCATCAACAAGATTCATCTCGAAGCCAAATGACAGAATTACTTGATGAAATTTATGGTACCATTGACGGGATGTTTGTTTTAGTccataaatgaatttttttcaatttgcaAACCATATTCTTTAGGTCTCTTGACACAAAATTTTTTGGTTGCACCATATAGATCGTCTCATCAATGTCACCATTGAGAAACGccgttttgacatccatttgatgaagctcCAAATCATAATGTGCAACAAGATCCATAATTGTTCTAAAAGAGTCTTTTGATGAAACTAGAGAAAAAGTCTCTTTAAAGTCAATCCCTTCTTTTTGAGTAAATCCCTTAGCTACAAGACGAGCTTTATACCTCTCCACATTACCTCTAAAATCCCGTTTGGTCTTAAATAACCAtttacaaccaatgggtttcacaccCTCTAGTAATGGAACAAGTTCCCAAACCTTATTGTCTTGCATGGATTTATACTCTTCACTCATTGCTTCAATCtatttttctgaattaggaTCATGTATGGCTTGACGGACGATGATTGGATCATCTTCCATCACACCATTGTTAGGATCTTCATTTTCTTGGAGAAATACAACATAATCATCTGAAATGGCACTTCTCCTTTCTCTCATGGATCTCCGCAAAGGTGTTGGCTCATGAAGCATAGGTTGTTGAGGATCTTGAGTTTGTTCTTCACGAATACCCAAATCATCTTGAGTATGGGGTTCATCGGCAATGTTTTGTGGAGGTTCCGAACTTACTTCATCAAAAGTAACTATTTGAATCAGTTCTGGAATTTTTACCGATTCTTCCTCCAAGACAAATTTCCTAATCTTATTCTTCCCCCAAACTCAATATCCTCAAAAAATGCAGCAGTCCCTATCTCAAAAATTGTCTTT carries:
- the LOC114196166 gene encoding tetraketide alpha-pyrone reductase 1-like — its product is MEEEEEEEEEKVKVEDEMEKLVCVTGASGNIGSWIVKLLLQRRYNNVRATVRDTNDPKKVKHLLRCDATKERLKLFKADLLEEGSFDSAVEGCTIVFHTASHFFEDAKDPQTELLDPAVKGTLNVLKSCAKSPTLKRVILTSCIAAVAFNERPKNPNVVVDETWYSDPEYCKRNGLWYNLSKTLVEDAAWKFAKENNIDLVIMNPGLVIGPLLPPVLNTSSAAILNLINGSQTFKNETLGFVDVRDVASAHLFVMGYPAGHPSYSGRYLLVQRVAHYSDIVKILRGLYPTLKLPEKCIDDRPYDPIFQVSKEKSKRMLSYPFSFERSLKDTVESSKEKKFIKF